In the genome of Cetobacterium sp. ZOR0034, the window TGGACTTCTTTCTCCTCTACTCCCTAAAATATGTCCATTTGGAAACATCTTATTTGGGAATCCTTGTAATCCTTCCCATAGACGAATCTCTCGTCCATTCATATCAATCAACATTGCTCCTAAACCAATTAAATTAAATACTGTGTAACCGCTCCACGCTTTCTCTGGATTATAAATTGTAGCTCCTGTAGGATAAACTGTAGGATGACCCATTCTAAAACCTCCACATATATTTTATTTTTAACTTGTTCGTTAAAATTTAATTCATAATATCTTCTAGTTAAATACTCATTCAACTATGTTCTATTTTAATTCTTATTGATTGCAATTATATGCTTTAGTTTAGTTAGTAATCGATAATTTGTCAAAAGTATTTTAAGGTTAAAAATAAATTTTTTGTAGAACAAATTATATTCATTTTTTGAGTAATTTTTTAAAACCACTCTCTAATCGGGAATAAAAAAATACAAGTATATTAATATACTTGTATTTGAAGATCTTTTTTTAACCTTTTTAAATCTCTCTATTTCCAAATTATATTTGGTTTTTTTCTTGGAGTAGTTCTTCTATACTTTACATTTGGATAACCCACTACCATGCACGCCACAAGGTTCTGAGATTTTTCTATCCCTAAAAACTCTTTTATTGCTGGATTTTCCTCTGCTGCTCTCACTAAGAAACCACTAAATACAGTTCCTAGACCCAACGCATCTATCATAAGTTTCATATTTGCAGAAGCCAATCCTGCATTAAGAGCATGTTCTGATGTAACCATAATAAGCACTGGTGCTTTAAAGAATAAATTGTCCTCTCCATCAGGATTTGTAATAAAATCATCATGCATCTTTATCCACATAGCCGCATATCTTTTATATAAAGGATTTGTTGAATTTTCTAAAATATAATGCCCCATAGCTTTAAGAGTTTCTAAAGTAATTCTTCTAACATCTTGAATACTATCTTTCACCACAACATAGTTTACATTTTGTGCATTACTTGCTGTTTGAGTAAATCTTCCAGCTTCTATTATTTTTAATATCTTTTCATTTTCTACATCCTGATTTTTAAAATGTCTAATTGTTCTTTCAAATCTTATAAAGTTTAAAAGATTATCTGGGTCTATTGTAAAACTATCTTTATCATACTCAACTACATCATTCATATCATACTCATCTGTAGAAATTGCTGCCACAGGGCAAACAGCTATGCAGTGACCACATTTAAAACATCTTACATTTTTTATTTCAGCTTTTCCCTCCACCATCTCAATATCTTTTACAAAACAATCCTTAGTACACAGCTCACATCCGATACATTTTTCAGTATTAACCTTAAACATAAAATCATCCTCCAAATAAAAATTTATTTACTCACTATATTATATACCATTCTCCCAATAGTTATATTAATTTTTTTCATTAAATATCTTCAGTTTTACTATAAACATCTCCCTATCAATAACTATATCATATTCAATATCTCCTAAATCAGAAGCCTTTTGAACGATCGATAATCCCAATCCCATACCATCAAACTTGAACTCCTCTGCATTTTTACCTCTTGCAAAAGGTTGAAATAAATTTTTTTTATCAATCTCAATTGTTCCATCAAAGCTATTTTCAATAAATAAAAATTCATCTTTTTCAAAAATTTCTATCTTTCCTCCAACTTTACTATATTTTAAAGCATTCTGAATTAAGTTGTTAAAAATCAATTTTAATAGTCTTGAATCACCTAAGATATTGCTTGTTTTAACAGAAACATTTATCTCTATATCTTTTTCAAGTTCTATTATGTCATATTTTTCTAAAGCGTCATTTAAAATTTCATTTAAATCCAATTTTTCTTTTTTTACTTTGAAAACACTGCTATCTAGCTTCGAAAGAGTTAACAGGTTCTCTGTCAAATCCTTCATCTCATTTCCAACCTTTAAAATAATTTCGTGGTATCGTCTTTTCTCTTTTATATCTAAATTCTCCTCTTCTAAAAGAGCTGTGGCATGAGCACAAATAACTGATATTGGAGTTCTTAATTCATGAGAAGCATTCGATACAAAAGATTTCAAATTATTTATAGAAGTTGAAAGTTCATTTGACATCTTCTCTAAATTTCTACTTAAGTCTCCAATTTCATCCTCTCTAGGTATACTTATATTTTCTGGGAATTCTAATTTTGAAATCTTATCAGCTTTCTCCTTTAAATAACTTATATCTTTTGTTATTCTCTTTGAAAAAATAACTCCTGCAATCAAAGAGATCAACGATGCTATTAAAGCTGTAACTATATTAAATATATTACTCTCATGACTGTGAGATTGAATTACCGAAAGAGATGTTCTTACAATCATCTGTTTTTCTTCTGATATTTTCTCAGCATAATACAAAACTTTGGCATCATTTCCTAAAAACTCTTGGATTTGAAATTTATTGTAAACTGCTTCATTAATAGTTGTAGTTCGCCTCATCATATGGCTTCCCATCATGTGAGTTTTTTTCAGAGATTTAATCTCTATATCTATTCCCATCGCTTCTTTTACATCATAAACATAATTTTCATAGTTATCCTCTGATTGAGTTTCATATATATATTTACCTGTTTCTATAACTCTCATCATCATCTCTTTTTTTCTATATGTATAAAATTTTTCTAAGAAAATAGCATTAAAAAAATAATTTGTCAAAAGAGTTGTAAGTATTATAAAAATTGAAAATCCAAATATCTTTCGAAATAGATTCATTTTAATTTTGATTGAAAACATATCCAACTCCTCTTATTGATTTTATGTAATCACCATAGATTCCAAGTTTTTTTCGAAGACGAGTCACAAGAGTATCAACAGCTCTTTCCTCTCCACTAAATTCAAATCCCCAAACTTCGTTTAATAAAGTCTCTCTTCCTAAAATTATATTTTCATTTCTAAAAAAATATTCTAAAAGTAAGGCTTCTCTTTTACTTAAAATTATCTCCGTTTCTTCATCTATAATAACTTTAAATCTATTGTAATCAAAAGTTAATCCATCTAAATAGAAAAATTCATCACTTTCCATTTTTAAAAGTTTCTTTATTTTTAATAAAATTATCTTTGTACTTATGGGTTTCGTAATATAGTCATCTGCTCCAAGTTCTAAGCCATGTATCTCATCTAACTCTGTATCACGAGCTGTCATTATAATTATTGGAATCTTTGAAAACTGTCTTATCTCTTTGCATATCTCCCAACCATTTTTTTTAGGTAAATTTATATCTAAAAGAACTAGTGATGGTGAAAAAGAGTAAAACTCCTCTAAAGCCTCATCTCCTCTAGTTACTATCTTTATCTCAAATCTCTCTTTAATTAAAGTTTTTCCAATTATATTTGCTAAACTCTCTTCATCCTCTATAATAAGTATCTTTCTTTTCATCAATTTCACTCCCTATTTGCTATCACTTTTCGTCAATATATTATACAACAAAAAGACGAGTTCGCCCCGCCTTTTTATTGCTTCTATATTATTTATCTCAACTATTAGACTAATTTGTTTTCATCATATTTTGTTGCATTTTAGTCATATGAGCAGCTCTGATATTTGCTATCTCTCCATTTAAAACTTCAACTTTTTTCATATCTGGATTCGATGTATTCATAATTTTGCTTATTTCTAATCTTTTCTCTTGAATTTTTATCATATCACCTTGCATCTCTTTTCTTAACTCAGGAGACATATTCATTCCCATATGGTTTCCATTGTGTCCACCACTCATCATTCCACAGCTCATTGATTCATTCATCATTCCACCATTTCCATGATTCATTCCACCCATATTTCCATGTCCTTTAGCAAAAGATACCGCTGATAAAGCTAACATTCCTACAAATAATAATTTTTTCATTAAAATCACTCCCTTATCTATTTTTTATTTTTTCTCTGTTCTTTATACATCTATATTAACAAAAGTTTGTTACAGAATTGTTTCAATTGCATTTTTATTTTTTAAATTTTTTGATATCTCTGTGGATTATTTTTTATATCTAATTTTAACTTTTGAATCTCTGAATCTCTATTTTTTTCTAACTCTTGAATTTTAGAATTTAAAAATTTCAATTTTTTATTATAATCTCTAGTTGAACTTTTTAGATTTCTCAGTTCTATTTTATAACTATCTAATAATTTTTCATTTGTATCAAATATATATTCATAAGCTATCTTTTGCTCGGGTTTTAAATATAAATCAAACTCATTTAAACTAATCTCTACTGAAGCTAAAATAGATGTTATATTTAAAATAATCATTCCTAATAAAACTATTTTTTTCATATTTTTAATCCTCCAATAATAATTTTTCCATTTTTCTCTCTCAAACATATTAACAACTTTATGTTTCTAAATTGTGTCAAAAATTGTATAATAATTTGAAACGAATTTTTAAAGGAGCTATTAAATTGAAAAAACAAATTTTTGAAAGTTGGTTAGAGGGAGTTGAACTAAAATCACATATAAAAAATCCGAATATATCTGTTGGCGATTTTTCTTATTACTCTGGATACTATCACGAAAAACCTTTCGATGAATTTTGTGTCCGTTACTTATTAGGTGATAATAGTACTAAAAATTATAAAGAAATTTTTGGAGAGAAATTTGAATTTGATAAATTAATTATAGGAAAATTTTGTTCTATAGGATCAGGAGCTATTTTTATGTTAGCTGGAAATCAAGGTCATAATTATTCGTGGATATCAACTTTTCCATTCAATCCTAAAATTTTTCCAAATGCTAAAAATGGATTTAAGAAAAAAGGAGATACCGTTATAGGCAATGATGTCTGGATTGGAAGTGAAGCCCTTATAATGCCCGGAGTTCAAATCGCTGACGGTGCTGTCATTGCTGCTAAATCTGTAGTTACTAAAAATGTTCCACCATATTCAATTGTGGGTGGAAATCCTGCCAAAATTATAAAGAAAAGATTTTCAGATGATGATATTACTAAACTTTTAGAAATAAAATGGTGGAATTGGGATATTATTAAAATTAATGAGGCTTTACCTTTTATTAACAGTGAAAATATTAACGATTTATTTTTATTTTCCAAAAGTTAAATAAAAAAATTGACAAATTGATTTAAACACAGTATAAATATAGGGTGTATGGGTATATTTATACTGTAACTATATATAGGAGAACGCAATTATTTATGAAATTTTTATTATTAAGCATATTATTTTCTGTATCTTTATACGGAAAAGAGAATCTACAAATCTCAAAATATTTTAAATTAAAAGATGCAACTAAAAGTGCTACAGCAAAAAGATATAAAATAAATAATTTACCCAAAAGTAATACGAATATTATCTACGCAGCTAAAAGACTCGATAAAGTTAAAGAGATTTTAAAGAAAGATATATATGTAACAAGCTGGTATAGAGGTGACTTATTAAATAAAAAAGTTAGAGGAGTTAAAAATTCTCAACACAAAGATGGTCTAGCTATTGATTTCAAAATCAATGGCAGTGCTAAAACTATAAAATCTAAACTAGATAAAGCCAATATAAGTTATGATCAATTGATATATTATTCTAAGCAAAATAGAGTTCATATTAGTTTCAATAAAGATGTTGCAAAAGAAAGAAATCAATATATTTTAAAATAAATATTTTCTATAAAAAAACCGTGATGAGATTCACGGTTTTTAAAATTCTTTTATATCTCTGTTTTATAAGACTTGTTATTAAAAATAAAATCTCTAACATAAATCGAACCCTTTGGGTGTTTCAACATTTTTTGAAAAACTTGGATTGTTAATTTTGTTATATTAAGATTATTTAAAACCAAATCATTATTTGATTTTATTCCATAGTATTTTGAAATCTCAAGTAATTTAGGCCATCGATTTCTTCCATTCGAGTTTTTTATCTCAACAATATTTATATTTGTAATCATTGTACAAAATTGTATCCTCTGATTCAAATTTAATATATTTTCACTAAGTTTTATATTATGCGAAACGAAATGCTCTACATCATTTGAAAAAATTTTAAAAGCCTCTTTTTTACCATCATGAAAATCCTCTAATCGAATAAATTCACCTGTTTTTAAATTGAATCCCATTTTTATTGCTGTAATATTTGATTCTTCTAAAAAACTAGATGTTGTATCAATTGTATAAAAAATAATTTTTTTATAATCTTTTGATATCTTCTCTATTTCTGAATCAATTTTTTTTGAAGTTATAATAGTTTTCTTCGCTATAGGCTTAGGTTGATGTAGCTTTCTCTCACTAGAACTCCTAACTTTTACTTTACTGATATATTTAGATTTTTTAGAACTTTTCATATAAAAAAATAGCACTATTCCAATAGTTAAAACTAATATATATATCATATATTAAGCCTTTATTATTTTTAACTTCAATAAGTTGTCGCTAGATTTCTCGAACTTTATAGATTTCAATTCAAAATCTAACTTTGCTAGTTTAGGTAGTAACTCGTTTGCTATTTTTTCACATAACTCATGCTCTTTTAAGTGTGTATTTTGGTTTAAAATTTTCAAAATATATCCCTCCCAAATAAATTCTACATCTATATTTTATACTAATTTGTAGAAAAAAGGAAGACCTTTTTTAGATAAATTTTCAAATCTTTTCTTAATAATAAGTTCCAAGCTACAAGACATAAAATCTCTGAGAATAAAGTGCTCAACCAAACACCTTTTAATCCTAAACTTTTAGAACTAATAAATAGCACTATCGGAAAAAATACTATTGATCTAAATATAGATATAATATTGGATTTTTCAGGGGTATTTATAGCTTGATAGTATCCTGATTGAATAACATTAACTCCTATAACAAAAAATGCAAGATTAAAAATAGTCAGCCCTATATATGTTTCGTTTATAATAAATATATCATTTGTAAAGAATCCAATAATTTTATTTCCCCAAACATATAAAATAATAAAATAAAATAAATTTATGCTAAATGCTGCCATCATTGTAAATTTGTAAAATTTAGAAACTTTTTCATGATTTTTAGCTCCGTGATTAAAACTAAATAATGGTTGAACTCCAAACGATAATCCTAATAGTAACATATAAACTATTGTTGTTAAATAATTTATAATTCCAAACGATGCCATTTGATTTTCATTTCCAATTTTTAAAATAGCTAGATTCATACAAAATATTATAATTGAAAATGTAATCTCCATAAAAAATGATGGAAATCCTATTCTTATAAAACTAAAAATATTCTCTTTATATATTCTGCTTTTACCAAAAGAAAGATGACCTTTTTTAAATAAAAAATGTAAAACTTAAAATTAAACTTAAAATTAATAAAAATAATAGTATCTCTCTAAATATACTGATACCTTTTTTTATATTACCATTTCCAAAACTTTCAGATATAAGAGTTCCACCACCAACTGCAAACATCGAAGCTATCCCAAAAAATAAAATAGAAATTGGCATAACTAAATTTACTGCTCCTAATGCTAAAGCACCAACTCCTTGCCCAACAAAAATACCATCAACTATTACATACATTGATGAAATAAACATTGCAAATACCGAAGGTACTGCGTACTTAATAAATTCTTTAAACATTTTACTTCCTCCTTTAATACTCTTTAGTGTATACTCTATTGTAACAATAGAGTCAAAATATATTTGGAGGAAAAATGATTTTTTCAATTGGTGAAACAGCAAAATTAAATAATGTAACTATTCAAACATTACGTCATTATGATAAAGAGGGACTTTTAAAGCCTTCATATATAGATGAAAATACAAAATACAGATTCTATTCTATAGATCAATTTTTACAAATAGATTTCATTAAAAGATGTAAGGCCCTTGGCTTCTCTTTAGATAAGATAAAATGTCTTTTATATGAAGAGAATAGCTTAGAAAATATTTTAGAATCAATAATTTTTCAAAAATATATGGTTCAATTACAAATTGAAAAGTTACAAAATCTGAAAAACAACTTAGAAGAGTTAGAAAATAATTTAGAACACGCTATTTTTAAGTTAGATAAATCTCCTGATTTAGAAGATATAAGCTTTTATATTTTAGGTAGCTCTAAAGGTGAAATGAAAAATATTGCTGATATTGAAACTCATATAAGAAAAGTTTTGAAAAGTTTTAAATCTCCTCATAACATCAGTGACACATTTATTGTTTTAAAAACGAATAAAGACTCTCCTGAAATCTATACCGAGCTTATAATAGCTTCGTATTCTATTAAAAGCGAAATAAAATATTCAGCTCGTGGAGTCTCATTTTATACTGAAAGTGCAGCTTTCCATACTAAGGATTTCTTTGAGAAAATTGAAGATTTTAGTATCGAAAATAATCTTCAAACTAGAAGTGAATATCTCGAAATAGCCTATGTCTCAAAGCTAGATAGTAAAAATAAAGAGAGATCACTCGTAAGTATTTTCTCTCCAATAGATTTGTAAAAAACTCCTCGCGTGGATAAGCTAACTATCCTAACGAGGAGTTTTTTATAGTAAAGGGTATTAATAATATAAAGTTATTTGTTAATTCTATTGTATCTTTGAATTATTCTATCTGAATCAGCTACGTGCTTTTCAACAATTTTCTCTACAGAAGTTTTTCCTTCATAGTTTGCTTCCATTGCTTCAACCATTTTATCTCTAAGCTCTGGGAATACTCCTATAATAGCTCCTTGAGTTGAGTAAGATGGCTTAGTTTCTTTTATTTCAGCAACAGCAGTTCCAAATTGTGGATATTGTTCCATATTTTGTTTCATCTCTGCTGTATCGTAAGAAGCTTTGTTCACTGGATAATAACCTGTATTAATTGACCAGTAAGATTGAACATCTTTTGATGTAGCGTATTTAATAAAGTCCCAAGCTGCTTTTTGAGTTGAATCAGCTGATGAGTTTGTTATCCAAAGAGATGCTCCTCCAACAACACTTCCATTGAAGTTTCCGCTTTCGTTTAAAACAAATCCTGTACCAACTTCAAAGTTAGAGTTATTTATAACTCCTTTAATTCCAGCAGACGAATCAAAATACATAGCTACTTTTCCAGATGAGAAAGCTGTTCTTATAGAATCCCAATCTCTTCCGTATGATGTTGCAGAACCATCTTTATACATACCTCTTAAAAACTCTAAAATTTTTGGTAAATCTTTTTTATATGTTACAGATGTTGGAGTCTCTCCAGTTCTACCATTATTTTTATCTACATATGTCACTCCATCATTAGCTAAGAACTGCTCAATAAACCATCCATACATAAGTACTGCTGAACCGTATCTATCAATAGAACCACTGCTATTCTTTTTAACTAATTTCTTTGAATACTCTGCAAACTCAGCATAACTTTTTGGAGGAGTATTTGGATCTAATCCAGCTTCTCTAAAAGCATCTTTATTATATATCATTATCGCTGTTGATGAGTTAAATGGCATAGAGTATAACTTTCCATCTATTCTATAATAATTTAAAAGTGCATCCTCTAACTGATTAACATCAAACTTATCTGCTTCTATAAAGTTTTGCATTGGAGTTATAGCTCCACTATTATACATGAATGATGTTGAAATATCATTCATTTGAATAAGAGTAGGTGCATCTTTCGTTCCTGATATTGCCTTAAATTTTCCAATTGTTTCCTCATAAGATCCTTGATAAATTGCTTCAATCTCTACATCCCCTTGAGATTTATTGTAATCTGCAACGATTTTATTCAAACTAGTCTGAAGCCCTCCACTCATCGAGTGCCAAAATACTACTTTTTCTTTTCCTAAAAGTGTCGTTGATAAAGTTAATCCCAATCCAAATAGTGCCAATTTTTTTAAATTCATTTTTCCTCCCGTTTATTTTAAAGTTTCAATTCTTAATTACTCTTTTACTGCTCCAGAAGTCATCCCTTTTTGAAGTTGACTTTGCCCTATAAATAGAACAATTAATGAGGGAATAATAACAATAACTACTGCAGCCATTAAAATTCCAAAGTTTGTTCCCTCTTCTGCTTTTATCATCTTTAAACCAATTTGAATTGTTCTAGATTCCGGTCTAGTTGAAATCATCAACGGCCATAAATACATATTCCAAACGTTTAAGAATGAATAGATTCCCCAAGTACTTAATATCCCTTTTGATAGTGGTAAAACTATTTTTAAATATATAAATCCATGGCTACAACCATCTATTTTGGCTGCCTCAATTAGCGATTTATTAAGTGTTTTAAATTGTTGTACCATTAAAAATATTCCAAGTCCATTTGCTAAAAACGGTAATATTATTCCTAACTTTGTATTTAATAATCTCATTTTTAAAATTGTAAAGTAGTTTGGAATAAATATCGATTCCCAAGGAATAAATATTGAACACATCACAAGTAAAAATATAATTTTTTTCTCCTTAAACTCCACAAATACAAGAGCATAAGCTGTCATACTACAAATTATTATTTGAATAATCATGGCAACTATTGATGTTATTAAGCTATTCATGAAAAACTGAAGTATTGGCACATTCTGTAATAACTCTTTATAGTTTGTTAGCTTTACTTCACTTGGTAATAACTTTCCACTTATAATATCCTTCGTTGACATAAAACTAGAGATTAAAGCATATATTATTGGAAAGAAAACTAAAATTCCAGACAAAATAAGTAATCCATAAAATATTTTCTTTTTCATTTTACTGATAGTGCACCTTCCTTTCTAGTTTAAATTTAACAATCATTATTATTGTAATCAATAGAAGTAGGAATAATCCCTGAGCACTAGCATAATCAAATCTATAGTTACTAAACGCTGTTTTATAAATACTATATACTATAAAGTTTGTTGAGTTTGATGGTCCTCCACCTGTTAATATATCTACTTGACCGAAACTTTGGAATGATTTTAAAGTTGTTGTAATCAACAAGTAGAATAAACTTGGACTCAGTAGTGGTATTGTTACTCTAAATAGTTTCGAGAAATAATCAACCCCATCTACTTCACAGCTTTCATCAATCTCTTGACTTATATTTTGTAATCCTGCTGTTAAAACTAAGAATCCGAAACCTATATTCATCCAGATTGTTGCAAACGAAATTGCCCAAATTGCGTATGTTGAACTTGTAAACCAGTTTATTGGTAAAATTCCAAAGAATTTTAAAATATCATTTATCAATCCTACACTCGGATGAAATAAAAATAAAACTATACTTGAACTAGCCGAAACTGAAACTCCCATACTTGATGAGAAAATAACCCTAAATAGTTTTATTCCCTTTAATTTTTCATTACATATTATCGCTAAAAATAGTGATATAATCATACTAAAAGTCACTGTTATTAGTGAAAATTTTAATGTTGCTAAAATACTTTCATAAAACGAAGCATCTGTAAATAATTCATAGAAATTTTCAATCCCTGCAAATCCTACTATCTGTCCTTTTGAATCAGTGAAAGACAATGAATACATAACCGTCTTCAATAGCGGATAGATATAAAATGTCAATAATATTAGCAATGATGGCATTGAAAATAAAACTCCTGTTAATTTTTGTTCTTTTTTCATAATCCCTCCTCAACTATTACTTTATACTATCCATGTTAATCCTTTATAAATTTTATGTAAAAGTTGTGTAAGAATTTTATAAGTTCCTATTTTCACTTTTTTCTCTAATATTTTGTAAAAAATAAAAAAATAGAACCATTTCCTGGTTCTACAATTTTTTTATAAAATTTTATAGTTATTCTTTCCACTATTTTTAACTTCATAAAGTATTTTGTCTGCATTCTCATATAATTCTTGAAATTCTATTCCACTTTTAGGATATAAAGCTACTCCTATAGATAATGTTATTGTAACAGCCTTATTTTTTATAACTATCCCCTCTTTCAATATTTCAAATAATTTCTTCAATTTTTTTTCAATTGAATTGATATCCTTATAATCTACAGCAAAAATACTAAATTCATCTCCTCCCATTCTAATAACTATATCAAAATCATTAAAAGCTTTCTTCAATATTTTTGCTATTTGAACCAAAACCTCATCTCCACCATCATGACCCAATGTTTCATTAATATTTTTAAAATTATCAATATCTATCATAATAAAAGCATGATATGAGCTCAATGTACTTTCATCTATAATCTGTTTTATCATCTGTTCACCAGATTTTCTATTATATACTTTTGTCAATGAATCTCGAGCAACATACTCTAAGAGAGCATATTCTCTTTCTTGAGAAAGAGAAATTTCTTTTTTATATATATAAATTCCTACAAAAATTATACTCAAAAGAATAATAGCAATAAAAATTACTAAAACCATCGAGTGTTGAAGTAAAAAATCTTTAAAACTAATAACTTCAATATATCGCTTTAACCATTTAGATGTAAGCTTCTCAATTGTTCCATCTCTTTGTCTTTGGATTATTGCTTTATCCAACTCCTCTATTAAATATTTATTATTTTCTGAAACTCCTATTGAAAACATCTTATTTACTAAAATCTGACCAACTGCATTTATATCTCCATATTTTTTACCTAAACGACGCCCTACAGAATATGTAGCCAAAATAAAATCATTTTCTCCACTTTTTATAGATTTAAAAGCTTCTCCATAACTATTATACCCTTTAGCTTTTTTATCTAATTTATAAGGTTTCAAAAAAAGATTTTTGCTATCACTTCCTTTTAAATACGCTATCTTTTTATCATAGAGTTCATCAAAATTAGAATACTTTTTCGTTCCAAATAAAACAAAGGAATCTTTACTTACAGGAATAGAAGAATAAATATTTTGAGTATACTTTGAGCCTGTAACAACCCCTAAAATTAAATCTGCTTCATTTTTTTCTATAGCTTTAATACACTCACTCCAAGGAAGTAATCTTAAATCTATATTTTTTTTTAAAATCTCTCCTAGTGAATATATCAGTTCAACATCAAATCCTACAATTTTATTTTTATTATCAATAAACGAATATGGTTCAAAATCCACATCTGTAACTACAATCAAGGTTTCTAAGTAGTTATTATTTTCTTTATATTCCATTAAAGGTAGTTTATTTTTAAA includes:
- a CDS encoding carbohydrate ABC transporter permease; this translates as MKKKIFYGLLILSGILVFFPIIYALISSFMSTKDIISGKLLPSEVKLTNYKELLQNVPILQFFMNSLITSIVAMIIQIIICSMTAYALVFVEFKEKKIIFLLVMCSIFIPWESIFIPNYFTILKMRLLNTKLGIILPFLANGLGIFLMVQQFKTLNKSLIEAAKIDGCSHGFIYLKIVLPLSKGILSTWGIYSFLNVWNMYLWPLMISTRPESRTIQIGLKMIKAEEGTNFGILMAAVVIVIIPSLIVLFIGQSQLQKGMTSGAVKE
- a CDS encoding GGDEF domain-containing protein, which gives rise to MKNKKYYIGAVIGIISLFFYLVLMRYSFKNKLPLMEYKENNNYLETLIVVTDVDFEPYSFIDNKNKIVGFDVELIYSLGEILKKNIDLRLLPWSECIKAIEKNEADLILGVVTGSKYTQNIYSSIPVSKDSFVLFGTKKYSNFDELYDKKIAYLKGSDSKNLFLKPYKLDKKAKGYNSYGEAFKSIKSGENDFILATYSVGRRLGKKYGDINAVGQILVNKMFSIGVSENNKYLIEELDKAIIQRQRDGTIEKLTSKWLKRYIEVISFKDFLLQHSMVLVIFIAIILLSIIFVGIYIYKKEISLSQEREYALLEYVARDSLTKVYNRKSGEQMIKQIIDESTLSSYHAFIMIDIDNFKNINETLGHDGGDEVLVQIAKILKKAFNDFDIVIRMGGDEFSIFAVDYKDINSIEKKLKKLFEILKEGIVIKNKAVTITLSIGVALYPKSGIEFQELYENADKILYEVKNSGKNNYKIL
- a CDS encoding carbohydrate ABC transporter permease, whose amino-acid sequence is MKKEQKLTGVLFSMPSLLILLTFYIYPLLKTVMYSLSFTDSKGQIVGFAGIENFYELFTDASFYESILATLKFSLITVTFSMIISLFLAIICNEKLKGIKLFRVIFSSSMGVSVSASSSIVLFLFHPSVGLINDILKFFGILPINWFTSSTYAIWAISFATIWMNIGFGFLVLTAGLQNISQEIDESCEVDGVDYFSKLFRVTIPLLSPSLFYLLITTTLKSFQSFGQVDILTGGGPSNSTNFIVYSIYKTAFSNYRFDYASAQGLFLLLLITIIMIVKFKLERKVHYQ